The following proteins are co-located in the Paralichthys olivaceus isolate ysfri-2021 chromosome 10, ASM2471397v2, whole genome shotgun sequence genome:
- the LOC109637339 gene encoding serine/threonine-protein kinase pim-2-like isoform X1 — protein MISIKRKAGRKSKPPSQRVASDVVSLDDVAVKGTNKEAATEIQALRKMWRGAGEVEPLDDDTVKCTKKEAATEIKTLRKRQRVASEVEPLDDVAVKGSNQEAANEMKTPRKRQRVASDVEPLDDVAVKGTKKLATTEIETPRKRRRVARDVEPLDNVTVKGTNKKAATEIRTLRNRRRGATDVEPLDDETVKGTNNEAATEKETPHEKQSDGNNGNKINTGFQQSEFTPLMGHTNIDHFKAEYMQLHRIGKGSFGDVYAGTRRSDELPVAIKYVCASSMSQLLLRYNGTQSWYPMEVILMLKAAGGPESLGKYAAVSLLDWYHLGKKVVMVMERPSPCVTLIKYCALRIDPLKEMKAKVIMKQLVEAAIDLHAKNVFHRDLKPGNILIEFGPDGLRVRVIDFGCGCFLRNIRYTAICGTPDYLPPEVFLHKEYMGLPTTVWQLGAMLFKMLSENRGFSTKGFLRKDIEILTVWSQDCQDLLKRCLAIDPCERPSLYQIREHPWFD, from the exons ATGATTTCCATCAAAAGGAAGGCTGGCAGAAAATCGAAGCCCCCAAGTCAGAGAGTTGCCAGTGATGTTGTATCACTGGACGATGTGGCGGTGAAGGGCACTAACAAGGAGGCTGCCACTGAAATCCAGGCACTCAGGAAAATGTGGAGAGGTGCCGGTGAGGTGGAGCCACTGGACGATGATACAGTGAAGTGTACTAAGAAGGAGGCTGCCACTGAAATCAAGACACTCAGAAAAAGGCAGAGAGTTGCCAGTGAGGTGGAGCCATTGGATGATGTGGCGGTGAAGGGCAGTAACCAGGAGGCTGCCAATGAAATGAAGACACCCAGAAAAAGGCAGAGAGTTGCCAGTGATGTGGAGCCATTGGATGATGTGGCGGTGAAGGGCACTAAGAAGTTGGCCACCACTGAAATCGAGACACCCAGAAAAAGGCGAAGAGTTGCCAGGGATGTAGAGCCACTGGACAATGTGACAGTGAAGGGCACTAACAAGAAGGCTGCCACTGAAATCAGGACACTCAGAAATAGACGGAGAGGTGCCACTGATGTGGAGCCACTGGACGATGAGACAGTGAAGGGCACTAACAACGAGGCTGCCACTGAGAAAGAGACACCCCATGAAAAGCAGAGTGATGGAAACAACGGCAACAAGATTAACACTGGATTCCAACAAAGTGAATTCACTCCGTTAATGGGCCACACCAACATAG aTCACTTTAAGGCAGAGTACATGCAGCTGCACAGGATTGGGAAAGGCAGCTTTGGAGACGTATATGCTGGTACAAGAAGATCGGATGAATTACCA GTGGCAATAAAATACGTCTGTGCTTCATCAATGAGCCAACTTCTATTG AGGTATAATGGGACACAATCCTGGTACCCCATGGAGGTGATCCTCATGCTTAAGGCCGCAGGTGGACCAGAGTCTTTGGGAAAATATGCAGCTGTGTCTTTACTAGACTGGTACCATCTGGGCAAAAAGGTTGTTATGGTTATGGAGAGACCATCCCCCTGTGTGACCCTCATTAAATACTGTGCACTGCGCATTGATCCCCTGAAAGAGATGAAGGCAAAG GtcatcatgaagcagctggtgGAGGCAGCCATTGATTTGCACGCAAAAAACGTCTTTCACCGAGATTTAAAACCAGGGAACATCTTAATTGAATTTGGCCCAGACGGCCTTCGAGTGCGGGTTATTGACTTTGGTTGTGGCTGCTTTTTAAGAAACATACGTTATACCGCTATTTGTG GAACTCCTGATTATCTTCCTCCAGAGGTTTTCCTCCATAAAGAATACATGGGCCTCCCTACCACAGTCTGGCAGTTGGGGGCAATGCTCTTCAAAATGCTGAGTGAAAACAGGGGGTTCTCCACAAAAGGCTTCCTCAGGAAGGACATTGAAATCTTGACGGTGTGGTCCCAAG ACTGCCAGGACCTGTTAAAGAGGTGTCTGGCTATAGATCCGTGTGAGCGACCTAGTCTTTACCAAATCCGGGAGCACCCCTGGTTCGACTGA
- the LOC109637339 gene encoding uncharacterized protein isoform X3 has translation MISIKRKAGRKSKPPSQRVASDVVSLDDVAVKGTNKEAATEIQALRKMWRGAGEVEPLDDDTVKCTKKEAATEIKTLRKRQRVASEVEPLDDVAVKGSNQEAANEMKTPRKRQRVASDVEPLDDVAVKGTKKLATTEIETPRKRRRVARDVEPLDNVTVKGTNKKAATEIRTLRNRRRGATDVEPLDDETVKGTNNEAATEKETPHEKQSDGNNGNKINTGFQQSEFTPLMGHTNIDHFKAEYMQLHRIGKGSFGDVYAGTRRSDELPVAIKYVCASSMSQLLLRYNGTQSWYPMEVILMLKAAGGPESLGKYAAVSLLDWYHLGKKVVMVMERPSPCVTLIKYCALRIDPLKEMKAKVIMKQLVEAAIDLHAKNVFHRDLKPGNILIEFGPDGLRELLIIFLQRFSSIKNTWASLPQSGSWGQCSSKC, from the exons ATGATTTCCATCAAAAGGAAGGCTGGCAGAAAATCGAAGCCCCCAAGTCAGAGAGTTGCCAGTGATGTTGTATCACTGGACGATGTGGCGGTGAAGGGCACTAACAAGGAGGCTGCCACTGAAATCCAGGCACTCAGGAAAATGTGGAGAGGTGCCGGTGAGGTGGAGCCACTGGACGATGATACAGTGAAGTGTACTAAGAAGGAGGCTGCCACTGAAATCAAGACACTCAGAAAAAGGCAGAGAGTTGCCAGTGAGGTGGAGCCATTGGATGATGTGGCGGTGAAGGGCAGTAACCAGGAGGCTGCCAATGAAATGAAGACACCCAGAAAAAGGCAGAGAGTTGCCAGTGATGTGGAGCCATTGGATGATGTGGCGGTGAAGGGCACTAAGAAGTTGGCCACCACTGAAATCGAGACACCCAGAAAAAGGCGAAGAGTTGCCAGGGATGTAGAGCCACTGGACAATGTGACAGTGAAGGGCACTAACAAGAAGGCTGCCACTGAAATCAGGACACTCAGAAATAGACGGAGAGGTGCCACTGATGTGGAGCCACTGGACGATGAGACAGTGAAGGGCACTAACAACGAGGCTGCCACTGAGAAAGAGACACCCCATGAAAAGCAGAGTGATGGAAACAACGGCAACAAGATTAACACTGGATTCCAACAAAGTGAATTCACTCCGTTAATGGGCCACACCAACATAG aTCACTTTAAGGCAGAGTACATGCAGCTGCACAGGATTGGGAAAGGCAGCTTTGGAGACGTATATGCTGGTACAAGAAGATCGGATGAATTACCA GTGGCAATAAAATACGTCTGTGCTTCATCAATGAGCCAACTTCTATTG AGGTATAATGGGACACAATCCTGGTACCCCATGGAGGTGATCCTCATGCTTAAGGCCGCAGGTGGACCAGAGTCTTTGGGAAAATATGCAGCTGTGTCTTTACTAGACTGGTACCATCTGGGCAAAAAGGTTGTTATGGTTATGGAGAGACCATCCCCCTGTGTGACCCTCATTAAATACTGTGCACTGCGCATTGATCCCCTGAAAGAGATGAAGGCAAAG GtcatcatgaagcagctggtgGAGGCAGCCATTGATTTGCACGCAAAAAACGTCTTTCACCGAGATTTAAAACCAGGGAACATCTTAATTGAATTTGGCCCAGACGGCCTTCGA GAACTCCTGATTATCTTCCTCCAGAGGTTTTCCTCCATAAAGAATACATGGGCCTCCCTACCACAGTCTGGCAGTTGGGGGCAATGCTCTTCAAAATGCTGA
- the LOC109637339 gene encoding uncharacterized protein isoform X2 codes for MISIKRKAGRKSKPPSQRVASDVVSLDDVAVKGTNKEAATEIQALRKMWRGAGEVEPLDDDTVKCTKKEAATEIKTLRKRQRVASEVEPLDDVAVKGSNQEAANEMKTPRKRQRVASDVEPLDDVAVKGTKKLATTEIETPRKRRRVARDVEPLDNVTVKGTNKKAATEIRTLRNRRRGATDVEPLDDETVKGTNNEAATEKETPHEKQSDGNNGNKINTGFQQSEFTPLMGHTNIDHFKAEYMQLHRIGKGSFGDVYAGTRRSDELPVAIKYVCASSMSQLLLRYNGTQSWYPMEVILMLKAAGGPESLGKYAAVSLLDWYHLGKKVVMVMERPSPCVTLIKYCALRIDPLKEMKAKVIMKQLVEAAIDLHAKNVFHRDLKPGNILIEFGPDGLRVRELLIIFLQRFSSIKNTWASLPQSGSWGQCSSKC; via the exons ATGATTTCCATCAAAAGGAAGGCTGGCAGAAAATCGAAGCCCCCAAGTCAGAGAGTTGCCAGTGATGTTGTATCACTGGACGATGTGGCGGTGAAGGGCACTAACAAGGAGGCTGCCACTGAAATCCAGGCACTCAGGAAAATGTGGAGAGGTGCCGGTGAGGTGGAGCCACTGGACGATGATACAGTGAAGTGTACTAAGAAGGAGGCTGCCACTGAAATCAAGACACTCAGAAAAAGGCAGAGAGTTGCCAGTGAGGTGGAGCCATTGGATGATGTGGCGGTGAAGGGCAGTAACCAGGAGGCTGCCAATGAAATGAAGACACCCAGAAAAAGGCAGAGAGTTGCCAGTGATGTGGAGCCATTGGATGATGTGGCGGTGAAGGGCACTAAGAAGTTGGCCACCACTGAAATCGAGACACCCAGAAAAAGGCGAAGAGTTGCCAGGGATGTAGAGCCACTGGACAATGTGACAGTGAAGGGCACTAACAAGAAGGCTGCCACTGAAATCAGGACACTCAGAAATAGACGGAGAGGTGCCACTGATGTGGAGCCACTGGACGATGAGACAGTGAAGGGCACTAACAACGAGGCTGCCACTGAGAAAGAGACACCCCATGAAAAGCAGAGTGATGGAAACAACGGCAACAAGATTAACACTGGATTCCAACAAAGTGAATTCACTCCGTTAATGGGCCACACCAACATAG aTCACTTTAAGGCAGAGTACATGCAGCTGCACAGGATTGGGAAAGGCAGCTTTGGAGACGTATATGCTGGTACAAGAAGATCGGATGAATTACCA GTGGCAATAAAATACGTCTGTGCTTCATCAATGAGCCAACTTCTATTG AGGTATAATGGGACACAATCCTGGTACCCCATGGAGGTGATCCTCATGCTTAAGGCCGCAGGTGGACCAGAGTCTTTGGGAAAATATGCAGCTGTGTCTTTACTAGACTGGTACCATCTGGGCAAAAAGGTTGTTATGGTTATGGAGAGACCATCCCCCTGTGTGACCCTCATTAAATACTGTGCACTGCGCATTGATCCCCTGAAAGAGATGAAGGCAAAG GtcatcatgaagcagctggtgGAGGCAGCCATTGATTTGCACGCAAAAAACGTCTTTCACCGAGATTTAAAACCAGGGAACATCTTAATTGAATTTGGCCCAGACGGCCTTCGAGTGCGG GAACTCCTGATTATCTTCCTCCAGAGGTTTTCCTCCATAAAGAATACATGGGCCTCCCTACCACAGTCTGGCAGTTGGGGGCAATGCTCTTCAAAATGCTGA